Proteins encoded in a region of the Synechococcus sp. MU1643 genome:
- a CDS encoding glycosyltransferase family 39 protein: MRPHPALSGTIPRPAWLPIGLGSLLRLVQIWMPVLGVHSWRQADTAAMARHFAEQGTPIWLPQIDWGGASAGFVESEFPIYPFLVSRLYALVGLHEWLGRGLSVLCSALTIWLVMRFGRRWFNPQAGWWGGLVFAIAPLGVYFGRAFQAEALLLLCAAGALESLSLWNERRLPWSMGLSWLCFTTAGLIKVIPLLWLGLPLLMVQLSSNPQGQAPPLRTLPGRVLRLLKYPGFWLYIGTSLLTIASWYWHSHQLGQASGLSFGFWGSGTDRSSISLLLDLNGWINLLLRVGLRVLVLVGVPFLLIGFKSSWCSAGGQIAISGVVGVLLCTIATMRASTVHEYYQLPLLLFSSPLIGLGWQTWYKQRPRWQPRSLLCLALAVSLTVLSVDYWALEYRQREAWMPLALTIRRDLPSDARIVSITSTDPTLLNLARRQGWLISSKHLTQEQLQHWKHAGASHLAGSFVWDNTYRPMPEQQQQLLQEMVDASPRAWVDPRSKTYLIPIDDLQSEQ; this comes from the coding sequence ATGCGGCCTCATCCCGCTTTGTCTGGAACAATCCCTAGGCCGGCCTGGCTACCCATCGGCCTGGGAAGCCTGCTGCGGCTGGTGCAGATCTGGATGCCGGTGCTGGGGGTCCACAGCTGGAGGCAGGCCGACACCGCCGCAATGGCAAGACATTTCGCTGAACAAGGCACCCCCATTTGGCTTCCACAAATCGACTGGGGCGGTGCAAGCGCCGGATTCGTGGAGTCGGAGTTTCCCATCTACCCCTTTCTGGTGAGCCGCCTTTATGCGCTGGTCGGCCTTCACGAGTGGCTAGGCCGCGGTCTGTCGGTGCTCTGCAGCGCCTTGACCATCTGGCTGGTGATGCGCTTTGGCCGGCGTTGGTTCAACCCCCAAGCTGGGTGGTGGGGGGGTCTGGTCTTTGCCATCGCACCTTTGGGGGTGTATTTCGGGCGCGCCTTTCAAGCCGAAGCCCTATTGCTGCTCTGTGCCGCAGGGGCCCTGGAGAGCCTGAGCCTCTGGAATGAACGACGGTTGCCCTGGTCCATGGGCTTGAGCTGGTTGTGCTTCACAACTGCCGGGCTAATAAAAGTGATCCCCCTGCTCTGGCTGGGGCTACCCCTGCTGATGGTTCAGCTCAGCTCCAATCCACAAGGCCAGGCCCCACCCCTTCGCACCCTGCCTGGCCGGGTACTTCGCCTGCTGAAATATCCGGGCTTCTGGCTGTACATAGGCACCAGCCTGTTGACGATCGCTAGCTGGTACTGGCATTCCCATCAACTGGGCCAAGCCAGTGGTCTGAGCTTCGGTTTCTGGGGATCGGGAACCGATCGCAGCAGCATCAGTCTTCTGCTGGACCTCAACGGCTGGATCAACCTCCTGCTGAGGGTGGGCCTTCGTGTTCTGGTGTTGGTGGGAGTGCCGTTCCTGCTGATCGGCTTCAAATCAAGCTGGTGCAGCGCGGGTGGGCAAATCGCCATCAGCGGCGTAGTTGGAGTGCTGCTCTGCACAATCGCCACCATGCGTGCAAGCACAGTTCACGAGTACTACCAACTACCGCTGCTGCTGTTCAGCTCCCCATTAATCGGCTTGGGCTGGCAAACCTGGTACAAACAAAGGCCCCGCTGGCAGCCTCGATCATTGCTATGCCTTGCCCTGGCGGTAAGCCTCACAGTTCTCTCAGTGGATTACTGGGCTCTGGAGTATCGCCAGCGAGAGGCGTGGATGCCGTTAGCCCTCACCATCCGCAGGGATCTGCCCAGCGACGCGCGGATTGTGAGTATTACCAGCACCGATCCCACTCTGCTCAACCTGGCTCGCCGTCAGGGCTGGCTGATCTCCAGCAAACACCTCACACAAGAGCAATTGCAGCACTGGAAACATGCTGGAGCCAGCCATCTGGCCGGCAGCTTCGTGTGGGACAACACCTACCGACCGATGCCGGAACAGCAGCAACAGCTCCTGCAGGAGATGGTGGACGCAAGCCCACGCGCCTGGGTGGACCCGCGCAGCAAGACCTACCTGATCCCGATCGATGATCTCCAGTCCGAGCAATGA